The stretch of DNA aatatgccctagaggcaataataaagttattatttatttccttattatcatgataaatgtttattattcatgctagaattgtattaaccggaaacataatacatgtgtgaatacatagacaaacagagtgtcactagtatgcctctacttgactagctcgttgatcaaagatggttaagtttcctaccatagacatgagttgtcatttgattaacgggatcacatcattaggagaatgatgtgattgacttgacccattccgttagcttagcacttgatcgtttagtttgttgctattgctttcttcatgacttatacatgttcctatgactatgagattatgcaactcccgtttaccggaggaacactttgtgtgctaccaaacgtcacaacgtaactgggtgattataaaggtgctctacaggtgtctccgaaggtacttgttgggttggcgtatttcgagattaggatttgtcactccgattgtcgaagaggtatctctgggccctctcggtaatgcacatcacataaagccttgcaagcattgcaactaatgagttagttgcgggatgatgtattacagaacgagtaaagagacttgccggtaacgagattgaactaggtattgagataccgacgatcgaatctcgggcaagtaacataccaataacaaagggaacgacgtatgttgttatgcggtttgaccgataaagatcttcgtagaatatgtaggagccaatatgagcatccaagtttcgctattggttattgaccggagacatgtctcggtcatgtctacatagttctcgaacccatagggtccgcgcgcttaaagtttcggtgacgattgtatgtgctgcaaggcgattaagttgggtaacgccagggttttcccagtcacgacgttgtaaaacgacggccagtgaattgtaatacgactcactatagggcgaattcgagctcggtacccggggatcgatatattggacgactatgttcggacaccagaatggtttcggggagttttggacatataccggagtaccggggggttaccgaaaccccccggggagtttaatgggccaagatgggccttagtggagaagaagaggggcagctagggcaggccgcgccccccctccccctctagtccgaattggacaaggagggggggcgccccgctttccttcctctctctccttcccttcctttccccctcctactccaactaggaaaagagggagtcctactcccggtgggagtaggactcctccatgGCACGCCCTCCCCTAGCCGGTCGGCTCCTCCCCCCCGGtactttatatacgggggcagggggcacctctagacacaacaattgatctcttaatctcttagccgtgtgcggtgcccccctccaccatattccacctcgatcatatcgtagcggtgcttaggcgaagccctgcgtcagtagcaacatcatcacgtcatcatgccgtcgtgctgacggaactctcccgtgaagctctgctggatcggagttcgtgggacgtcatcgagctgaacgtgtgctgaactcagaggtgccgtatgttcggtacttggatcggtcggatcatgaagacgtacgactacatcaaccgcattgtgctaacgcttccactttcggtctacgagggtacgtagacaacactctcccctctcgttgctatgcatcaccatgatcctgtttgtgcgtaggattttttttgaaattactatgttccccaacatgcaagtctaagagtatagcagcagaatgtaaaacatttgcataggaaggtaaatggaggagtttggagggagcaaacacaatgtagacacagagatttttggcgtggttctgataggtggtgctatcgtacatccacgttgatggatacttcaacccacgaagggtaacggttgcgcgagtccacgaagggctccacccacgaagggtccacgaagaagcaaccttgtctatcccaccatggccatcgcccacgaaggacttgcctcacttgggtagatcttcacgaagtaggcgatctccttgcccttacaaactccttggttcaactccacaatcttgtcggaggctcccaagtgacacctaaccaatctaggagacaccactctccaaaaggtaatagatggtgtgttgatgatgaacttcttgctcttgtgcttcaaatgatagtctccccaacactcaactctctctcaaagatttggatttggtggacagataatttgagtggaaagcaacttgggaaggctagagatcaagattcttatggttggattggaatatcttggtctcaacacatgagtaggtggttctctctcaggaaaaaatggtagaagtgtaggcacgttctgatggcctctctacgaatgaagagtgggtggaggggcataaatagcctccacacaaaatctaaccgttacacacaatttaccaaactcgatGGGATCGAATCATAAAACTCAGTCAGACCGATtaagttcaaaatgtgaacgttaggctttttggtgggaccgacatgtcaacttgGTGAGActgatttcattagggttagggcataatgtaatctcggtgagaccgatcacataaactcggtaggaccgatttctgtaataggcaaacagagagttggtaaggcaaactcggtgggaccgaatcgctcatttcggtgagattgaaacgttacgaaagggaaaaagagagtttgcattgcgaacttggtgggaccgatcgctcatctcggttggaccgaaacgttatgaagggaaacagagagtttgcaatcccatttcggtgagaccgatatccctatcggtgagaccgaagtgactagagtttctggcagtggctatgtcaagtgaactcggtggcgccagataaataatttcggtggggccaagtttggcttttggtttgggacatatgtggatatgagaaagtggttgagggcttttggagcatatcactaagcattttgagcaagcaagccattaagcaacacctcatccccttttaatagtattggcttttcctatggactcaatgtgatcttggatcactaaaatgaaaatgtagagtcttaagcttgagccaatctgtgtccttagcatcttgaggggtccacatttctaatccatgtcatgccaatcattgaactttctgaaacgACCATCTTAAaatagcattagttcaatgagctatatgttgttaggaattaccaaaaccacccagggatagttgcactttcaagttCCGCCAGCATGATGGTGCgctgacggtgatgatgaagttactggcgcatggcttcacctaagcactacgacgatatgaccgaggtgtgtaactgtggaggggggcaccgcacacggctaagagaagacttggtgtgtctttggggtgccctcctcccacgtatataaaggaggggggaggccggcagccagggaggaggcgcgccaggtgtggggagtcctactaggactccctagtcctagtaggattccctttcctttttccttttccaGAGTAGCAAAGGGGGAAGAGAGAGAAGGAGcaggagagggaaaggggggcgccgcccccaccccttgtccaattcggattggcaaggaggggggcgccacctcctggccggccctctctcttctccactaaggcccatgttggcccattaacttcccctGGGAGGGGGGTCCGataacccccggtactccaaaacttatccgaaacttcccgaaaccattctggtgtccgaatgcaaccttccaatatatgaatctttacctctcgaccatttcgagactcctcatcatgtctgtgatctcatccgggactgcgaacaatcttcggtcatcaaatcacataactcataatataaatcgccatcgaacgttaagcgtgcggaccctacggattcgagaactatgtagacatgaccgagacacatctctggtcaataaccaatagcggaacctggatgctcatattggcttctacatattctacgaagatctttatcggtcaaaccgcataacatacgttgttccctttgtcatcggcatattacttgcctgagattcgatcgtccatatcatcatacctagttcaatctcgttaccggcaagtctctttactcgttccgcaatgtatcatcccacaactaactcattagtcacattgcttgcaaggcttatagtgatgagcattaccgagagggcccagagatacctctccgatacacggagtgacaaatcctaatctcgatctatgccaactcaacaaacaccatcggagacacctgtagagcatctttataatcacctagttacgttgtgacgtttgatagcacacaaggtgttcctccggtattcgagagttgcgtaatctcatagtcagaggaacatgtataagtcatgaagaaagcaatatcaataaaactaaacgataattatgctaagctaacggatgggtcttgtccatcacatcattctctaatggtgtgaccctgttcatcaaatgacaacacatgtctatggtcagaaaacttaatcatctttgattaacgagctagtcaagtagaggcatactagggacactctgtttgtctatgtattcacacatgtactaagtttctggttaatacaattctagcatgaataataaacatttatcatgatataaggaaatataaataacaactttattattgcctctagggcatatttccttcatatggACCCTCAACTACTGATTGGAGAGCATCGATTGTGCTCCGCGCATCGTTTATACCAACAACTTCATCGTACTTGGTGAAGGATGGTTGGCACCTGTCCTTGGCCTGCTCGCGCAGTTGAGTTGCCTGCTTGACCGGCATCTCATAGTGGCATGGGGGACGTGAGATATGGTAAGCGTATCGTGAATTACCACGAGCGTTCTAAGCTCCATGCCCAAAAGTCTGGGATTCATCTAGTGCAGAGGGGAATACATAGTACATCAGACCCCTCCACTGAAAAATTCTTGCTTGAACAGGCCCCTTTAAACTTGCAAAATTTTCATAAAAAATATTCTTTCACCATATCTGGCACATTAGCCGGCATGGGAACGATATGCTTCATAAATTCTTCCCTTTGTGACCAAGTATATTGCCGAATTTATATAAATGCCCCATCTCATATCTTTCATATCAAATCCTGAACAACCACATCTTGTTTCTCAACAACCCTTTCTAAATCTAGGAAGGTCGTGACCCAGGAGCTGCCTCCAAAATGTTGGAGTTTGGATAATACACTGCTTTTAAGTTTCTAGCCTAAGGAGTCATGATCTTGCAAAACATTTATGCCTGCCTTGCCAAAAAAGCTAGATTAAATAGTTCAAGATCATGGAAACCAAGATCTCACTTGAATTTTATGTCGTGTTATCACCTCCTAGGACACCCAACACGCTATTCGTTTGCCTTCCTTGCTCCCCATCATAATTTCTTTATCATGAATTTGAAGTTCTCACACAAATCTTTACCAAGTTTAAAACATGTCATTGAATAAATCAAGATAGATGGTGCCATTGATTTGATTAGAATCTTCCGATCGGATGCCCCTTGTAGGTCTAAATTCATCCAATCCAATCTTTTGCCATTATAAACATGACTGTAAACTGTAAAAGAAACTgagttttttttttgagacagTATAATTTTTTTTGAGAAACTTTTGAGACAGTATAAATCACAAACTTAGCCCAGTCCTGCCCACCAGGCAATCTATCCCGTACTCCACTCGCTGTTGGGCCTCAGCCCGCCACGCATCCCACCCGCACGGCCTCGCCCTAGGGTTtctccgtctctctctctctctctctctttctctctctctctctctcccccgtTTCTCTCCTCCCAATCGAATCGGAATCCATGGAGTCGTCGAGGTCGCGGAAGCGCACGCGTCAAGAGTTGGACAGCACCGGCGACCCGCCGCCGGAGCGGGAGGTGGTAATGATCCTATACTTTGATTATTATGCCTTCGATTAGGGCTCGGGCGTTCGGGTTATCACTAACTTGGATTTGGCCCTGCCGCCGGTGCTGCAGGTAGCAAGGGGTGGCGCGTCGCCGCCTTGGCGGGATGACGACCGCGACGGCCATTACGTGTTTGATCTCGGCGAGAACTTGACCCGTCGGTGTAAGCACCCGCGTCTTAGGCCTGTTGTTATCTCCTAGAGCTATTGTGCACGCATATAAATACTTATTTATGTTGATTTTGAGAAACATGGTGGACAAAGGCTTGCCAATGTGCACATAGTTTAGAAAAAAAAGATGGATAAAGACTTGTTTATGTATACATAATTTGTAACTACTGGTGGTAGGCACTGGCAATTACTTGTCCTACTTGTTGTTTTTTAAATGGATAAGGTTCACCTCCACAACGTGCATGAATGATTGGATTGTTTTATCTTGTTGTATAGAACTTTTTAATTCTGCTTTGAGCTCAAGGGGATGATGAAGCAAAGTTCCCCTTTAAATTTTCAAATGTTATGTTTATATTAGCATACAAACTCGATTGGCACACGTGCTCCTTTTGACAATAGGTCTAAGTTGAAACTGGGAACACCTTGGTGATGTATTATTGTTTATTGACAATCTCCTTTTTTGCGATGCAGATAAAATCTTGAGCAAAATGGGTGAAGGTTCGGGTTTCCTTCATTATGGTTTCTATTGTAGTTCTCATTTTTTTTGCTATTACTCTAATGTAGAGCGACACGAGTTGGATTTTCATAGGTACTTTTGGCCGAGTTTTGGAATGCTGGGACCGTGAAACACGTGAATATGTTGCAATAAAAGTTGTCCGAAGCATCCGGAAGTACCGGGATGCTGCAATGATTGAGATCGATGTGCTCAATCGCCTTGCAGAAAATGAGAGATACAGATCCCTGTTAGTGTCCCAACAAACATAATCTCTATAACCTTACTCTTAGCTATTTCTTACTTGATGAATGTTCTTTAATGGCCAGCTGTGTCCAAATTCAAAGATGGTTTGACTATCGCAACCATATATGCATTGTAAGTTTGATTTTCTTCTGTTCAGTTATGCAAGTTCTACATGTTGATTCCAAGTGTCAGTTATTACATTCACTTCCATCTCCTATAGCGCATTGAATTCCTGTTTATATGCCTTGTTTGTTAACAGTTAATTTTACTAGCCCTCTCAGTACCTCTTACTCGTGCAAAGTGAGATGCTCATGCTGGTACATAACATGATAATGTAGTCGTAATAAGATTTGCATGCTTATAAAACAGTTGCTTTTCTTCGCTCTTTCCTCATGAAGGTTCCCTGGTATGGAAACAAAATAAAGATAACTTTATTCAATGGATATCAATGGTTTTGTCAGGTATTTGAGAAGCTTGGGCCAAGCTTGTATGATTTTCTAAAGAGAAATAGATACCAACCTTTCCCTGTGGAACTTGTGCGGGAGTTTGGACGACAACTGTTGGAATCTGTAGCATGTGTGTGATTGCTTGATTCTGCATATCCGTTCTTAACAAGTTTGGCAGTTGCAGATTCATTTTTCCCTTGCTTTCAAGTGGCATGCTTGACCATCTTTTCCTTTCTTCTAAAATAGATATGCATGAATTACGCCTTATTCACACTGATCTGAAGCCAGAAAACATACTCCTTGTATCTTCCGAATATATAAAGGTTCCAAGTTCCAAGGTACCTAATCTCGACCAATTTTGTGGTGAGCATCTGCTATTTTGAAATTAGGCATACGGTATTAGCAGTTATCTTGAATGATCACTTGGGGTTGTACAGAAGAATTCACAAGATGAGATACACTTCAAGTGCTTGCCAAAGTCCAGTGCCATAAAGCTGATAGATTTTGGTAGTACTGCCTTTGATAATCAGGAACATAACTCGATTGTTTCTACGAGGCATTACAGGGCACCTGAAATAATCTTAGGTAAATTGGTTGTTCTTCAGGTTTTCTTATGTTTCATCTTGTTTGAGGTGTATGTTTATGTGTTTTTAATTATATGCTTGTAAAGGAAAAAACAAATGTTGTTTATAATCCTAGGAATCCAAGTATGATACATGCCAGTTGATACTCTTGTTTATCTATACATAACAAAACTTATTTAGAATAGAAACTGCTTTGCCATTTCCAGAATAGTGTTGGTTATGTTAGATGTAATCCTTGTGTTATT from Triticum urartu cultivar G1812 chromosome 3, Tu2.1, whole genome shotgun sequence encodes:
- the LOC125544097 gene encoding serine/threonine-protein kinase AFC3-like, coding for MESSRSRKRTRQELDSTGDPPPEREVVARGGASPPWRDDDRDGHYVFDLGENLTRRYKILSKMGEGTFGRVLECWDRETREYVAIKVVRSIRKYRDAAMIEIDVLNRLAENERYRSLCVQIQRWFDYRNHICIVFEKLGPSLYDFLKRNRYQPFPVELVREFGRQLLESVAYMHELRLIHTDLKPENILLVSSEYIKVPSSKKNSQDEIHFKCLPKSSAIKLIDFGSTAFDNQEHNSIVSTRHYRAPEIILGLGWSLPCDIWSVGCILVELCSGEALFQTHENLEHLAMMERVLGPVPEHMIRKASSSAQKYFRRGTRLNWPEGAVTRESIRAVRKLHRLKDLVARNADHSKASLADLLYGLLRFEPSERLTAQEALDHPFFRIPGPT